In Arsenicicoccus dermatophilus, a genomic segment contains:
- a CDS encoding phytoene desaturase family protein, whose product MADVLVIGAGLAGLSAACHLRGRGHQVTVVERGSGPGGRAGRSTHGGFTFDTGPTVMTMPGLLDDALQAVGTSVADLVPMRVLDPAYRARFHDGSEIRVRHGHEAMREEIRRTCGDRDAVAFDRFVAWLRELYAVEMPHYIDRNFNSPLDLARPLGASTTLLRLGGLRRLGPTIRGFFHDRRLHRLFTFQAMYAGLPPETALAIYAVITYMDSIEGVYFPDGGMGAIPAALDTAARRAGVDLRYDSTVTRLLRTGRPGEGHPVTGVELTSGETLPADAVVCTLDLPVAYELLLPDLTPPWAVTHGTYSPSAVVWHVGTSSPAPEHVGHHNIHFGREWDEAFEALLRRRTLMPDPSRLVTVPSITDPTLAAPGGTTMYVLEPVPHLDGGIDWDREAGPMRERLGEFLHAEGYPTDVVAEELFTPLDWQRLGMARGTPFALAQTLAQTGPFRPGNLERRAPGLVLAGSGTVPGVGVPMVLVSGKLAADRVDALTAGGPGR is encoded by the coding sequence ATGGCTGACGTCCTGGTGATCGGGGCCGGGCTGGCCGGGCTCTCGGCCGCCTGCCACCTGCGCGGGCGCGGCCACCAGGTGACCGTCGTCGAGCGCGGCAGCGGGCCGGGCGGCCGCGCCGGACGCTCCACCCACGGCGGCTTCACCTTCGACACCGGGCCCACGGTGATGACCATGCCGGGCCTGCTCGACGACGCGCTGCAGGCGGTGGGCACCTCGGTCGCCGACCTGGTGCCGATGCGGGTCCTGGACCCGGCCTACCGCGCGCGCTTCCACGACGGCAGCGAGATCCGGGTGCGGCACGGGCACGAGGCGATGCGCGAGGAGATCCGCCGCACCTGCGGCGACCGAGACGCCGTGGCCTTCGACCGCTTCGTCGCCTGGCTGCGCGAGCTCTACGCCGTGGAGATGCCGCACTACATCGACCGCAACTTCAACTCGCCGCTGGACCTGGCCCGCCCCCTGGGCGCCTCGACGACCCTGCTGCGGCTCGGGGGGCTGCGGCGGCTCGGGCCCACGATCCGCGGCTTCTTCCACGACCGGCGGCTGCACCGGCTGTTCACCTTCCAGGCGATGTATGCCGGGCTGCCCCCGGAGACGGCCCTGGCGATCTACGCCGTGATCACCTACATGGACTCCATCGAGGGGGTCTACTTCCCCGACGGCGGGATGGGTGCGATCCCGGCCGCCCTCGACACCGCGGCGCGGCGGGCCGGGGTGGACCTGCGCTACGACAGCACCGTCACGCGCCTGCTGCGCACGGGCAGGCCGGGCGAGGGACACCCGGTCACCGGCGTCGAGCTGACCTCGGGCGAGACCCTGCCCGCCGATGCCGTGGTGTGCACGCTGGACCTGCCGGTGGCCTACGAGCTGCTCCTGCCCGACCTGACCCCGCCGTGGGCGGTCACCCACGGCACCTACTCCCCCTCGGCGGTGGTGTGGCACGTGGGCACCTCCTCACCCGCGCCGGAGCACGTCGGCCACCACAACATCCACTTCGGCCGGGAGTGGGACGAGGCCTTCGAGGCGCTGCTGCGCCGCCGCACCCTGATGCCGGACCCCTCGCGCCTGGTCACCGTCCCGTCGATCACCGACCCCACGCTCGCGGCCCCCGGCGGCACGACGATGTACGTCCTGGAGCCGGTCCCCCACCTCGACGGCGGGATCGACTGGGACCGCGAGGCCGGGCCGATGCGCGAGCGGCTGGGCGAGTTCCTGCACGCCGAGGGCTATCCCACCGACGTGGTCGCCGAGGAGCTCTTCACCCCGCTGGACTGGCAGCGGCTCGGGATGGCCCGCGGCACCCCCTTCGCGCTGGCGCAGACCCTCGCCCAGACCGGGCCCTTCCGCCCCGGCAACCTGGAGCGCCGCGCGCCCGGCCTGGTCCTCGCCGGGTCCGGCACCGTCCCCGGGGTCGGGGTGCCCATGGTCCTGGTCAGCGGCAAGCTCGCCGCCGACCGGGTGGACGCCCTCACGGCAGGCGGACCCGGGCGGTGA
- a CDS encoding pyridoxamine 5'-phosphate oxidase family protein — translation MTDEQQQKVAEIIRSTRIAMMTHVDGTGRLVSHPMATQDVDFAGTVLFVAERHSQKCLDLQANPQVNLAYAGNGAWVSLSGTARIVDDTERLKELWGTFTDAWMEGGPDNPENVLVEVTGDTAEYWDAPGGSKVVQLANLVKAAVTGKRVEGDNEVVDL, via the coding sequence ATGACCGACGAGCAGCAGCAGAAGGTCGCCGAGATCATCAGGAGCACCCGGATCGCCATGATGACCCACGTGGACGGGACGGGCCGCCTGGTCTCCCACCCGATGGCGACGCAGGACGTGGACTTCGCGGGCACCGTGCTGTTCGTCGCCGAGCGGCACAGCCAGAAGTGCCTCGACCTGCAGGCCAACCCGCAGGTCAACCTGGCGTATGCCGGGAACGGCGCCTGGGTGTCCCTGTCCGGCACCGCCCGGATCGTCGACGACACCGAGCGACTGAAGGAGCTGTGGGGCACCTTCACCGACGCCTGGATGGAGGGCGGCCCGGACAACCCGGAGAACGTCCTCGTCGAGGTCACCGGCGACACCGCGGAGTACTGGGACGCCCCTGGCGGCAGCAAGGTCGTCCAGCTCGCCAACCTGGTCAAGGCCGCCGTCACGGGCAAGCGGGTCGAGGGCGACAACGAGGTCGTCGACCTCTGA
- a CDS encoding phosphodiesterase: MSRAVIRRAPGLDASPSGPGRRPAGPGPRPAGVVLAAGGGALLAATFGLAALVRRDKPLHAYGRVTSGSLVLTGAPIPCGVPLLDRAGSWPCTVRASRTASLTHQGPDVMGLALRVDAAGHDGDHADLLLASTGTGTVTRHLLAVRRRVEDGPLTTLLPQRGASGDVLLRLDPAGSSAYDLSWSRARGAWHRLGRLELHLPWGPDEPLRFAPVDHPLAGLTQPGWVRALRHPAYAAARRLTDPAPPRQGAAT, encoded by the coding sequence ATGAGTCGCGCCGTGATCCGTCGCGCGCCCGGGCTTGACGCCTCGCCCTCCGGGCCGGGCCGTCGACCCGCGGGGCCGGGCCCTCGGCCGGCCGGCGTCGTCCTCGCCGCCGGCGGGGGCGCGCTCCTCGCCGCGACCTTCGGGCTCGCAGCGCTCGTGCGCCGGGACAAGCCGCTGCACGCCTACGGCCGGGTGACGTCGGGCAGCCTGGTGCTGACCGGCGCCCCGATCCCGTGCGGGGTCCCGCTGCTCGACCGCGCCGGGTCCTGGCCGTGCACGGTGCGCGCCTCGCGGACCGCCTCGCTGACGCACCAGGGCCCCGACGTCATGGGGCTCGCCCTGCGGGTGGACGCCGCCGGCCACGACGGCGACCACGCCGACCTGCTGCTGGCGAGCACCGGCACCGGGACGGTCACGCGCCACCTGCTCGCCGTGCGCCGCCGGGTCGAGGACGGTCCCCTGACCACGCTCCTGCCCCAGCGAGGGGCGAGCGGTGACGTGCTGCTGCGGCTGGACCCCGCGGGCTCCTCGGCATACGACCTGTCCTGGAGCCGCGCCCGCGGGGCCTGGCACCGCCTCGGCCGGCTCGAGCTCCACCTGCCCTGGGGCCCGGACGAGCCGCTGCGCTTCGCCCCGGTCGACCACCCCCTCGCGGGCCTCACCCAACCCGGCTGGGTCCGGGCCCTGCGCCACCCCGCCTATGCCGCCGCCCGGCGGCTCACCGACCCCGCACCACCACGACAAGGAGCAGCGACATGA
- a CDS encoding ATP-dependent DNA ligase has product MALAYVDLVATSAAVAATRSRTAKTTLLAELLRRAETGEVGVVAAHLAGVLPQGRVGVGYRTISAPPPPAAAPSLTVAGVDEAVTALAGVSGSGSAAARAEALAALLGAATPAEQDFLRALLVGELRHGAQEGSLVAAVATAYDLPEAAVRRAAMMAGHLGPVAEAATTGGLAAVEVIGLEVGRPVRPMLAKAAPDVAEVYADGDRERLVQGKLDGIRIQVHRDGDTVRVFTRSLDDITDRVPEVVEVARALDVRQVVLDGEAIALRADGRPQPFQVTGARTASSADPQRLRERTPLTTYLFDVLHLDGADLVDLPQAERDAVLARIAPDHLVPSLVTADPDEAAAFFADLVTAGHEGVVIKDLQTRYAAGRRGTGWTKVKPRHTVDLVVLAVEWGSGRRAGLLSTIHLGARLPDGEGFAMLGKTFKGMTDEMLAWQTRRFLELETHREGGVVHLRPEQVVEVAVDGIQTSRRYPAGMALRFARVLRYRDDKTAAEADTVDVVRALHAGQESS; this is encoded by the coding sequence ATGGCGCTGGCTTACGTCGACCTGGTCGCCACGTCCGCGGCCGTCGCCGCCACCCGCTCGCGCACCGCCAAGACCACCCTGCTCGCCGAGCTCCTGCGCCGCGCCGAGACCGGTGAGGTCGGGGTCGTGGCCGCGCACCTGGCGGGGGTCCTGCCGCAGGGCCGGGTCGGCGTGGGCTATCGCACCATCTCCGCTCCCCCGCCGCCGGCGGCCGCACCGAGCCTCACCGTGGCCGGGGTGGACGAGGCCGTCACGGCGCTCGCCGGGGTGAGCGGCTCCGGTTCGGCGGCCGCCCGGGCCGAGGCGCTCGCCGCGCTGCTCGGCGCCGCGACGCCGGCCGAGCAGGACTTCCTGCGCGCCCTGCTCGTCGGCGAGCTGCGCCACGGCGCCCAGGAGGGCTCGCTGGTGGCCGCCGTCGCCACGGCATACGACCTGCCGGAGGCAGCCGTGCGCCGGGCCGCGATGATGGCGGGCCACCTCGGACCCGTCGCCGAGGCCGCCACCACCGGCGGGCTCGCTGCGGTCGAGGTGATCGGGCTCGAGGTCGGGCGGCCGGTGCGGCCCATGCTCGCCAAGGCGGCCCCCGACGTCGCCGAGGTGTATGCCGACGGCGACCGCGAGCGCCTGGTCCAGGGCAAGCTCGACGGGATCCGGATCCAGGTGCACCGCGACGGCGACACGGTCCGGGTCTTCACCCGCAGCCTGGACGACATCACCGACCGGGTCCCCGAGGTCGTCGAGGTCGCCCGCGCGCTGGACGTGCGTCAGGTGGTCCTCGACGGCGAGGCGATCGCGCTGCGGGCCGACGGGCGGCCGCAGCCCTTCCAGGTGACCGGGGCACGCACCGCCTCCAGCGCCGACCCGCAGCGGCTGCGCGAGCGGACCCCGCTCACCACCTACCTGTTCGACGTGCTGCACCTGGACGGCGCGGACCTCGTGGACCTGCCCCAGGCCGAGCGCGACGCCGTGCTCGCGCGGATCGCCCCGGACCACCTGGTGCCCAGCCTGGTGACCGCCGACCCGGACGAGGCCGCGGCGTTCTTCGCCGACCTGGTGACAGCTGGGCACGAGGGCGTCGTGATCAAGGATCTGCAGACCCGCTACGCCGCCGGTCGCCGCGGCACCGGGTGGACCAAGGTCAAGCCCCGACACACCGTCGACCTGGTCGTGCTCGCCGTCGAGTGGGGCAGCGGGCGGCGGGCCGGGCTGCTGTCCACCATCCACCTCGGGGCGCGGCTGCCCGACGGCGAGGGCTTCGCCATGCTGGGCAAGACCTTCAAGGGGATGACCGACGAGATGCTCGCGTGGCAGACCCGGCGCTTCCTGGAGCTGGAGACCCACCGGGAGGGCGGCGTCGTGCACCTGCGACCCGAGCAGGTCGTGGAGGTCGCCGTCGACGGCATCCAGACCAGCCGCCGCTATCCGGCGGGGATGGCGCTGCGGTTCGCCCGGGTGCTGCGCTACCGCGACGACAAGACCGCCGCCGAGGCCGACACCGTGGACGTGGTGCGCGCCCTGCACGCCGGGCAGGAGTCCTCATGA
- a CDS encoding SDR family NAD(P)-dependent oxidoreductase, which yields MSLRTQPPTAPVSGRTPVALVAGASRGLGLLVARDLGRRGFRVVLLARDGAELEDARVRLAAEGLDVHARPGDVTDHEGIEAVVAEVEREVGPITVAMHVAGIIQVGPLDATERGHFEQAVDVMLWGPINVALAVLPAMRERRRGRIGVVTSIGGKVSVPHLLPYSTAKFGAVGFTEGLYAELAGTGVTATTIVPGLMRTGSHLQARFIGTGAAKEYAWFAPGASLPLLSISAESAARQMVDATLAGDAVALVSPMSKVAARVAGLAPGTTTRLLGVVSRLLPSGEADGRTITGHQARAELDNPIVDRLTTLGDRAARRNNEHHR from the coding sequence ATGAGCCTTCGCACGCAGCCCCCCACCGCCCCCGTCAGCGGCCGCACCCCGGTCGCCCTCGTCGCGGGCGCCTCCCGCGGTCTGGGCCTGCTCGTGGCCCGTGACCTCGGTCGCCGCGGCTTCCGCGTCGTCCTGCTCGCCCGCGACGGCGCCGAGCTGGAGGACGCCCGCGTCCGGCTGGCCGCCGAGGGCCTGGACGTCCACGCCCGCCCCGGCGACGTCACCGACCACGAGGGCATCGAGGCGGTCGTCGCCGAGGTCGAGCGCGAGGTCGGCCCGATCACCGTGGCCATGCACGTCGCCGGGATCATCCAGGTCGGCCCGCTGGACGCCACCGAGCGCGGGCACTTCGAGCAGGCCGTCGACGTCATGCTGTGGGGCCCGATCAACGTGGCGCTGGCCGTCCTGCCCGCCATGCGCGAGCGCCGCCGCGGCCGGATCGGGGTGGTCACCTCGATCGGCGGCAAGGTCAGCGTTCCGCACCTGCTGCCCTACTCCACCGCGAAGTTCGGGGCCGTCGGCTTCACCGAGGGGCTGTACGCCGAGCTCGCCGGCACCGGGGTCACCGCGACCACGATCGTGCCCGGCCTGATGCGCACCGGGTCGCACCTGCAGGCACGGTTCATCGGCACGGGCGCGGCCAAGGAGTACGCCTGGTTCGCCCCCGGCGCGTCCCTGCCGCTGCTGTCGATCAGCGCCGAGAGCGCCGCCCGGCAGATGGTGGACGCGACCCTGGCCGGCGACGCCGTCGCCCTCGTCTCGCCGATGAGCAAGGTGGCCGCCCGCGTGGCGGGTCTCGCCCCGGGCACGACGACCCGGCTGCTCGGCGTGGTGAGCCGGTTGCTGCCCTCCGGGGAGGCCGACGGTCGCACGATCACCGGGCACCAGGCCCGCGCCGAGCTCGACAACCCGATCGTGGACCGGCTGACCACCCTCGGCGACCGCGCGGCCCGCCGCAACAACGAGCACCACCGCTGA
- a CDS encoding glycosyltransferase, protein MGSLADRLLVVVPAHDEERRLPTALAALDHALAQALAAREVDQVEVVVVAHRCADATAQVARGHRWSAGVTTRVVVDPGSETVGEVRDHGVRSALGRGRAPGIPADTWLLSTDADSEVPADWVRGLLAVARDRQAQAVAGLVELVDWQATPAARRAYQRIVEAGVTGPDTHTHAYAANLAVRLDAYLAVGGFPAVAHGEEASLLAALVAAGRPITSTRACVVRTSGRMPGRAVAGLGHLLQTLGDPAECLAAEGV, encoded by the coding sequence GTGGGCTCCCTCGCTGACCGGCTGCTCGTCGTCGTGCCCGCCCACGACGAGGAGCGCCGTCTCCCCACCGCCCTCGCGGCCCTGGACCACGCGCTGGCGCAGGCGCTCGCGGCGCGCGAGGTGGACCAGGTCGAGGTGGTGGTCGTCGCCCACCGCTGCGCCGACGCCACCGCGCAGGTCGCCCGCGGGCACCGCTGGTCGGCCGGCGTGACCACCCGGGTGGTGGTCGACCCGGGCTCGGAGACGGTGGGCGAGGTCCGCGACCACGGGGTGCGGTCCGCGCTCGGGCGCGGTCGTGCTCCCGGCATACCGGCCGACACCTGGCTGCTCTCCACCGACGCCGACTCCGAGGTCCCGGCCGACTGGGTCCGGGGGCTCCTCGCCGTCGCCCGGGACCGTCAGGCCCAGGCGGTCGCGGGCCTGGTCGAGCTCGTCGACTGGCAGGCCACCCCCGCCGCCCGCCGGGCCTACCAGCGCATCGTCGAGGCCGGGGTCACCGGACCGGACACCCACACCCATGCCTACGCCGCCAACCTCGCGGTGCGGCTGGACGCCTATCTCGCCGTCGGCGGCTTCCCGGCCGTCGCGCACGGCGAGGAGGCCTCCCTGCTGGCGGCGCTCGTGGCCGCCGGGCGCCCGATCACCAGCACCCGCGCCTGCGTGGTGCGGACCTCGGGTCGGATGCCGGGACGGGCGGTCGCCGGCCTCGGTCACCTGCTGCAGACCCTCGGTGACCCTGCGGAATGCCTGGCGGCAGAGGGGGTATGA
- a CDS encoding class I SAM-dependent methyltransferase, producing MGSTDWEARYAADPDPFDVRTSWYERRKIQVVLASLTRERYAVAWDAACGTGDLAVELAQRCGSVLASDASTTAAQLAAELAWQQGISAVTTATHALPDPPPADDLDRPVDLVVLSEVLYYLPEQDRAATARTVLDLLAPGGEVVSVHWRHHPHDAHLSGADATAELHEALDAGGLTRAVHHDDADFVSAHWTRPGDAAEPGTEPGTEPPHAPTPEDATTEEDPR from the coding sequence ATGGGCAGCACCGACTGGGAGGCGCGCTATGCCGCCGATCCCGACCCCTTCGACGTGCGCACGAGCTGGTACGAGCGGCGCAAGATCCAGGTCGTCCTCGCCTCGCTGACCCGCGAGCGGTATGCCGTCGCGTGGGACGCCGCCTGCGGCACCGGGGATCTCGCGGTCGAGCTGGCGCAGCGCTGCGGGTCGGTCCTCGCGTCCGACGCGTCGACCACGGCCGCGCAGCTCGCCGCCGAGCTGGCCTGGCAGCAGGGGATCTCGGCCGTGACGACCGCGACCCACGCGCTGCCGGACCCGCCGCCCGCCGACGACCTCGACCGTCCGGTCGACCTGGTCGTGCTCTCCGAGGTCCTGTACTACCTGCCCGAGCAGGACCGCGCCGCCACGGCCCGCACGGTCCTGGACCTGCTCGCGCCCGGCGGCGAGGTGGTGAGCGTCCACTGGCGCCACCACCCCCACGACGCGCACCTGTCCGGCGCCGACGCCACCGCCGAGCTGCACGAGGCGCTCGACGCCGGCGGCCTGACCCGGGCCGTCCACCACGACGACGCGGACTTCGTGTCGGCCCACTGGACCCGGCCCGGCGACGCGGCCGAGCCGGGCACCGAGCCGGGCACCGAGCCGCCGCACGCTCCGACACCCGAGGACGCCACCACCGAGGAGGACCCCCGATGA